A genomic segment from Enoplosus armatus isolate fEnoArm2 chromosome 12, fEnoArm2.hap1, whole genome shotgun sequence encodes:
- the LOC139294047 gene encoding FERM domain-containing protein 6 isoform X2 encodes MSTSMKQERTICVLLPNKDQLDITVGPKSTGQDVFNHVAELLGIKELHFFGLTVVKDNEHIFLDMEEKLMNYFPKEWKQDSGKGSRKRPLPLVLFLKVQYYIENGRLICERKARHLYYSDLRERVLRSECRQQEEVYFQLAGYALQADLGDHPLPREDMEITPYFEPKEYFPPWIVAKRGVNYLLCHGPKVHQEQWGMSPRDAVLLFIREACRLEDVPVTFYRLQKDKKAERGTALLGLTLRGMQVYQEVNNVRQMLYNFPWSNVGRLTFLGKKFEIQPDGLPSARKLVYYTGSSFRSRHLLLHLSSSHRIYLSLLPALKHLRQLEESEEKKRYRESYISDDLDLDPPGSESSPGLSRHSTSSSGIEADARQHSISTEMASMEEEGQRQTGECFSSAASRGSSCTSEFDAGSKARLEDEGWQEEDIKTNVGSPKEVLVDDPDEMFQLADLLEGVSVDCAERSSETRSPENKVCPPGSDEDLGKLRNKDMLKQLYLWTPRCLNEHEDPR; translated from the exons ATGTCCACCTCGATGAAGCAGGAGAGAACCATTTGTGTTCTCCTCCCCAACAAAGACCAGCTGGACATCACTGTAGGG CCGAAGTCCACAGGGCAGGATGTTTTTAATCATGTGGCAGAGCTTCTTGGAATCAAAGAGCTACACTTCTTTGGCCTCACAGTGGTTAAGG ACAATGAgcacatatttttagatatGGAGGAGAAACTGATGAACTACTTTCCTAAGGAATGGAAGCAAGATTCAGGAAAG GGATCACGGAAGAGACCGCTGCCTCTAGTGCTCTTCCTCAAAGTGCAGTACTACATAGAAAACGGTAGACTCATTTG TGAACGCAAGGCACGGCATCTATACTATTCTGACTTGCGGGAGCGAGTTCTTCGCTCTGAATGTCGTCAGCAGGAGGAGGTGTACTTCCAGCTGGCAGGTTATGCCTTACAGGCTGACCTCGGTGACCACCCGCTGCCCAGGGAGGACATGGAGATCACTCCTTACTTTGAACCCAAGGAGTACTTTCCGCCTTGG ATTGTAGCTAAGCGTGGAGTAAACTATCTCCTCTGCCATGGGCCCAAGGTGCATCAGGAGCAGTGGGGCATGTCTCCCCGTGATGCCGTCCTGCTCTTCATCAGGGAGGCGTGTCGACTGGAGGATGTCCCTGTCACGTTTTACAGACTGCAAAAG gacaaaaaggcagagagaggaacgGCATTGCTCGGTCTGACCCTGCGAGGAATGCAGGTTTATCAG GAGGTGAATAACGTGCGACAGATGCTGTACAACTTCCCCTGGTCAAATGTTGGACGTCTCACCTTCCTG GGTAAGAAATTCGAGATCCAGCCAGATGGCTTGCCGTCAGCCAGGAAGCTGGTTTACTACACTGGGTCATCGTTCCGCTCTCGCCACCTCCTGCTGCATCTGAGCAGCAGCCATCGCATTTACCTCAGCCTACTGCCTGCCCTCAAACACCTACGCCAGCTGGAGGAGAGCGAAG AGAAAAAGCGATACAGAGAGTCCTACATCAGTGATGACCTGGACTTGGACCCCCCAGGCAGTGAGAGCAGTCCTGGTCTGTCCCGACACTCCACCAGCAGTTCTGGAATTGAAGCTGACGCCCGCCAACACAGCATCTCCACAGAGATGGCCTCCATGGAGGAGGAAGGTCAACGGCAAACAGGGGAGTGTTTCAGCTCAGCAGCCAGCCGTGGCAGCTCCTGTACCTCTGAGTTTGATGCAGGCAGTAAGGCGCGATTAGAAGATGAGGGGTGGCAAGAGGAAG aTATCAAGACCAATGTTGGAAGTCCAAAGGAGGTTCTTGTGGATGACCCTGATGAGATGTTCCAGCTGGCTGATCTTCTTGAAGGAGTGTCAGTGGATTGTGCAGAACGTTCCTCAGAGACTCGCTCACCAG aaaacaaagtgtgtcCTCCAGGCAGCGATGAGGATCTCGGGAAATTACGTAACAAGGATATGTTAAAACAG CTATACCTTTGGACTCCCAGATGCCTCAACGAACACGAAGACCCCCGTTGA
- the LOC139294047 gene encoding FERM domain-containing protein 6 isoform X1 yields MSTSMKQERTICVLLPNKDQLDITVGPKSTGQDVFNHVAELLGIKELHFFGLTVVKDNEHIFLDMEEKLMNYFPKEWKQDSGKGSRKRPLPLVLFLKVQYYIENGRLICERKARHLYYSDLRERVLRSECRQQEEVYFQLAGYALQADLGDHPLPREDMEITPYFEPKEYFPPWIVAKRGVNYLLCHGPKVHQEQWGMSPRDAVLLFIREACRLEDVPVTFYRLQKDKKAERGTALLGLTLRGMQVYQEVNNVRQMLYNFPWSNVGRLTFLGKKFEIQPDGLPSARKLVYYTGSSFRSRHLLLHLSSSHRIYLSLLPALKHLRQLEESEEKKRYRESYISDDLDLDPPGSESSPGLSRHSTSSSGIEADARQHSISTEMASMEEEGQRQTGECFSSAASRGSSCTSEFDAGSKARLEDEGWQEEDIKTNVGSPKEVLVDDPDEMFQLADLLEGVSVDCAERSSETRSPENKVCPPGSDEDLGKLRNKDMLKQMLKSRAQVCVDRHSHSLDDVRLFPPPAPLGMTLPPDSSHSYTFGLPDASTNTKTPVDHSHYPLLHCQAKPSFYGRRSTNCLSLDMLGDEQFLEFIL; encoded by the exons ATGTCCACCTCGATGAAGCAGGAGAGAACCATTTGTGTTCTCCTCCCCAACAAAGACCAGCTGGACATCACTGTAGGG CCGAAGTCCACAGGGCAGGATGTTTTTAATCATGTGGCAGAGCTTCTTGGAATCAAAGAGCTACACTTCTTTGGCCTCACAGTGGTTAAGG ACAATGAgcacatatttttagatatGGAGGAGAAACTGATGAACTACTTTCCTAAGGAATGGAAGCAAGATTCAGGAAAG GGATCACGGAAGAGACCGCTGCCTCTAGTGCTCTTCCTCAAAGTGCAGTACTACATAGAAAACGGTAGACTCATTTG TGAACGCAAGGCACGGCATCTATACTATTCTGACTTGCGGGAGCGAGTTCTTCGCTCTGAATGTCGTCAGCAGGAGGAGGTGTACTTCCAGCTGGCAGGTTATGCCTTACAGGCTGACCTCGGTGACCACCCGCTGCCCAGGGAGGACATGGAGATCACTCCTTACTTTGAACCCAAGGAGTACTTTCCGCCTTGG ATTGTAGCTAAGCGTGGAGTAAACTATCTCCTCTGCCATGGGCCCAAGGTGCATCAGGAGCAGTGGGGCATGTCTCCCCGTGATGCCGTCCTGCTCTTCATCAGGGAGGCGTGTCGACTGGAGGATGTCCCTGTCACGTTTTACAGACTGCAAAAG gacaaaaaggcagagagaggaacgGCATTGCTCGGTCTGACCCTGCGAGGAATGCAGGTTTATCAG GAGGTGAATAACGTGCGACAGATGCTGTACAACTTCCCCTGGTCAAATGTTGGACGTCTCACCTTCCTG GGTAAGAAATTCGAGATCCAGCCAGATGGCTTGCCGTCAGCCAGGAAGCTGGTTTACTACACTGGGTCATCGTTCCGCTCTCGCCACCTCCTGCTGCATCTGAGCAGCAGCCATCGCATTTACCTCAGCCTACTGCCTGCCCTCAAACACCTACGCCAGCTGGAGGAGAGCGAAG AGAAAAAGCGATACAGAGAGTCCTACATCAGTGATGACCTGGACTTGGACCCCCCAGGCAGTGAGAGCAGTCCTGGTCTGTCCCGACACTCCACCAGCAGTTCTGGAATTGAAGCTGACGCCCGCCAACACAGCATCTCCACAGAGATGGCCTCCATGGAGGAGGAAGGTCAACGGCAAACAGGGGAGTGTTTCAGCTCAGCAGCCAGCCGTGGCAGCTCCTGTACCTCTGAGTTTGATGCAGGCAGTAAGGCGCGATTAGAAGATGAGGGGTGGCAAGAGGAAG aTATCAAGACCAATGTTGGAAGTCCAAAGGAGGTTCTTGTGGATGACCCTGATGAGATGTTCCAGCTGGCTGATCTTCTTGAAGGAGTGTCAGTGGATTGTGCAGAACGTTCCTCAGAGACTCGCTCACCAG aaaacaaagtgtgtcCTCCAGGCAGCGATGAGGATCTCGGGAAATTACGTAACAAGGATATGTTAAAACAG ATGCTGAAATCTAGGGCACAAGTTTGCGTGGATCGGCACAGCCACAGTCTAGACGATGTGCGTCTGTTCCCACCTCCGGCACCCCTGGGAATGACACTTCCACCTGATTCCTCCCACAGCTATACCTTTGGACTCCCAGATGCCTCAACGAACACGAAGACCCCCGTTGATCACAGCCATTACCCCCTTTTGCACTGTCAAGCCAAACCTTCCTTCTATGGCCGCAGGTCTACCAACTGCCTGTCCCTGGACATGTTAGGTGATGAACAGTTCCTGGAGTTCATACTTTGA